The region AAACTGCTGCTTATTGATGTGATATTGCAATTTAACAAGTAAGGAATGCACGATGGCGAAGAAAGAAGAACTCGATCCGGAAACCCTGGAACTGATCAACTGGTGCATCGAGGTCGAAGGCTTCCTCGTCGCCGGTGGCGCCACCGTGGCACAGGCGCAAGATCATATCGAAGAGCAGGTCGAGTGGTTTACCGACCAGTTCTATGACGGCTTGACGCCGGAAGAGGCAGCCAAGGAAGCCTTGGCCTGACCTTCAGCTTCACACTCACAGCGGGCGGTGCCTGCCGGGCACAGCCCGGTAGCGCCGCCCGTTTTGCTTTTCTGAAAAGATTTCCATAGGGCAACTTCAAGGCGTTTTCACGCATAGCGCATTTTTTGTATATTATTTTTCCAGGCTCCCATGACTCTCCGTTCGCGCATTCTCCTGTTGTGCTTTAGTACCTTGCTGGGCATCGTCCTCATCGCCTCCTTTTCCCTGTATTCGCTGCGCCAGACCATGATGGCCGAGCGCGTCGAGCAATTGACGGTGCTGGTCGAACTGGCCAATGCTTCGGTGGAAAAGGCGTATGCGCTGGAACAGTCGGGCAAGCTCACGCGTGAGCAGGCGCAGCAGCAGGCCAAGCTGGCCATCGGCAGCTTCGTCAAGGACGAGATGTATTATTTCGTGCGCGATTTCAGCACGGACTTGCTGTACGTGCATCCGAATGCGTCGCGCATCGGCACGCCGCAAAAGAATATGAAGCAGTCGGGCGACCGTTACCGCGCGGCGCTGGCAAACAGCCGCATCGGCTTCGTGCAGGCCGACGGCACGCGCCCCGGCGTCAAGGATCCGGTGGCGAAGATGTATGCGGTGATGAAATTTGCGCCGTGGGACTGGCTGGTCGGCACGGGCACGTATATCGATGACATCAACCACAAGTTCTGGGCCCAGGCGGGCGTGCTGCTGGCCATCGGCGGCGCGCTGATGCTGGTGGTGGGCGGTTTGGCGGCGCTGATGCTGCGCCGCATCCTCGGCCAGCTCGGTGGCGAACCCGACTACGCAGCGGCCATCGTCGCGCAAATCGCCAAGGGCGACCTGACCACGCATATCGAGACGCGCCCTGGCGATACGTCCAGCCTGTTGATGGCGATCAAGGCCATGCGCGATAACCTGGCGCACCTGGTGAGCCAGGTGCGCAACGATGCGGACGCCATTTCCACGGCGTCCGGCGAGATCGCTTCGGGCAACCACGACTTGTCGGCGCGCACGGAGCAGCAGGCGGGATCGCTGGAAGAAACGGCGTCGACGATGGAAGAGATGACGTCGACCGTGCGCCAGAATGCGGACAACGCGCGCCAGGCCAACCAGCTGGCCATTTCTGCCTCGCAAGTGGCGACGCAGGCCGGCGGCGTGGTGGGCCAGGTGGTCGATACCATGGGCGCCATCAATGCCTCGTCGAAGAAGATCGGCGACATCATCGCCGTCATCGACGGCATCGCCTTCCAGACGAATATCCTGGCCTTGAACGCGGCCGTGGAAGCGGCCCGCGCGGGCGAGCAGGGCCGTGGTTTCGCCGTCGTGGCGACAGAGGTGCGCAACCTGGCGCAACGCTCGGCCGCCGCTGCCAAGGAGATCAAGCAATTGATCGACAGTTCCGCCGAGCAAGTAGGCGCCGGCGAAAAACTGGTGGCGCTGGCCGGCGAGACGATGGAAAAAGTCGTTTCCAGCGTGCAGCATGTGACCGATATCGTGGCCGAGATTTCCTCGGCCAGCGCCGAACAGAGCGCCGGCATCGAACAGATCAACCAGGCCATCGTCGAGATGGATAACATGACGCAGCAAAACTCGGCGCTGGTGGAACAGGCGTCGGCGGCGGCGCAGGCGATGAACGAGCAGGCGGCCGGGCTGGCGCAGATCGTCAGCGTATTCAAGGTGGGAACGGCGACAGCGGCGCCGCGCCGGATCCGGTAAGGGCGGCAGCTTTCCCCTCAGTCAAGGGAACTTTCTGATTGCTCGCCTGTCCAAAATTCTTGGTCCGCAATGGACGTAGAGCAGAGGTGAGCATGACAGACGGTTTTTCCTATCACGCGGCGTTCGCCCGCAACCTGGGCTGGGTCACGCAGGCGGAGCAGGACAGCCTGCGCGGCAAGCGCGTGGCCATCGCCGGCATGGGGGGCGTGGGCGGCGTGCATTTGCTGACCCTGGCGCGGCTGGGCATCGGCGCCTTCCACATCGCCGATTTCGACACTTTCGACATCGCCAATTTCAACCGCCAGGCCGGCGCCATGGTGTCCACCCTGGGCCAGCCCAAGGTGGCCGTGCTGGCGCAGATGGCGCGTGATATCAACCCCGAACTGGACATCAAGTCATTTCCTGATGGCGTGCATGAGAGCAACCTGGCGGAGTTCTTCGCCGGCGTCGACCTGTACGTGGATGGCCTGGATTTCTTCGCCTTCCCCGCGCGGCAAGCCACCTTCGCCATGTGCGCGCGCCTGGGCATCCCCGCCATCACGGCCGCGCCGCTGGGCATGGGCACGGCCGTGCTCAGCTTCATGCCGGGCAAGATGACGTTCGAGCAGTATTTTGGCTGGGGCGACTTGCCCGAGGAAGAAAAAGCCCTGCGTTTCCTCGTCGGCCTGGCGCCGGCCGGCCTGCATGCTCCCTATCTGGTCGACCCGTCCGCCATCAACCTGAAGGAGCGGCGCGGGCCATCGACCATCATGGGTTGCCAGCTGTGCGCGGGCGCCGCCGCCACCGAGGCGCTGAAGATCTTGTTGAAGCGCGGCAAGGTGGTGGCGGCGCCGCACGGCATGCATTTCGATGCCTACCGCAACAAGCTCGTGCATACCTGGCGTCCGGGCGGCAACCGCCATCCCTTGCAACGGCTGACGATGGCCATCATCAAGCGGCGCCGCGCGGCGCGGGGAGGCTAGATGGCGCCGGCATCGCAGCTCGATACCATCCTGGAAAACATCCTCGACCAGGCCCGCTGGGCGCCCAGCGGCGACAATACGCAGCCATGGCGCTTCGAGATCGTCGAGGCCCGGCACGTCGTCGTGCATGGCTTCGATACGCGCAGCCATTGCGTGTATGACCTCGACGGCCATCCCAGCCAGCTGTCGCTGGGCGCCTTGCTGGAAAGCCTGGCGCTGGCGGCCAGCAGCCACGGCTTGCGCATGGAGGCGCGCCGGCGCCTGTCCATGCCCGATACCCTGCCCACGTTTGACGTGCACCTGCTCGACAGTCCCGGCATGCTGCCCGATCCGCTGGCGGCCTTCTTGCCACGCCGCAGCGTGCAGCGGCGCCGGCTCGGCACGCGCCGCCTGCGCGCCAGCGAAAAGGCCGCGCTGGCGGCCAGCCTGCCGCCCGGCTATGGCGTACAGTGGCATGAAGGCTGGCGCGCGCGCCTGGCCTGCGCGCGCCTGATGTTCGACAATGCGAAGCTGCGCCTGACCATGCCCGAGGCGCACAGGGTGCACCGCGACGTGATCGAGTGGGGCGCGCGCTTCAGCAACGACCGCATCCCGGACCAGGCGCTCGGCGTCGACCCGGTGACGGCGCGGCTGATGCGCTGGATCATGCAAAGCTGGCGCCGCGTGGATTTCTTCAATACCTGGCTGGCGGGCACGCTGGCGCCCCGGCTGCAGA is a window of Janthinobacterium sp. 1_2014MBL_MicDiv DNA encoding:
- a CDS encoding methyl-accepting chemotaxis protein, with product MTLRSRILLLCFSTLLGIVLIASFSLYSLRQTMMAERVEQLTVLVELANASVEKAYALEQSGKLTREQAQQQAKLAIGSFVKDEMYYFVRDFSTDLLYVHPNASRIGTPQKNMKQSGDRYRAALANSRIGFVQADGTRPGVKDPVAKMYAVMKFAPWDWLVGTGTYIDDINHKFWAQAGVLLAIGGALMLVVGGLAALMLRRILGQLGGEPDYAAAIVAQIAKGDLTTHIETRPGDTSSLLMAIKAMRDNLAHLVSQVRNDADAISTASGEIASGNHDLSARTEQQAGSLEETASTMEEMTSTVRQNADNARQANQLAISASQVATQAGGVVGQVVDTMGAINASSKKIGDIIAVIDGIAFQTNILALNAAVEAARAGEQGRGFAVVATEVRNLAQRSAAAAKEIKQLIDSSAEQVGAGEKLVALAGETMEKVVSSVQHVTDIVAEISSASAEQSAGIEQINQAIVEMDNMTQQNSALVEQASAAAQAMNEQAAGLAQIVSVFKVGTATAAPRRIR
- a CDS encoding ThiF family adenylyltransferase, producing MTDGFSYHAAFARNLGWVTQAEQDSLRGKRVAIAGMGGVGGVHLLTLARLGIGAFHIADFDTFDIANFNRQAGAMVSTLGQPKVAVLAQMARDINPELDIKSFPDGVHESNLAEFFAGVDLYVDGLDFFAFPARQATFAMCARLGIPAITAAPLGMGTAVLSFMPGKMTFEQYFGWGDLPEEEKALRFLVGLAPAGLHAPYLVDPSAINLKERRGPSTIMGCQLCAGAAATEALKILLKRGKVVAAPHGMHFDAYRNKLVHTWRPGGNRHPLQRLTMAIIKRRRAARGG
- a CDS encoding nitroreductase family protein — encoded protein: MAPASQLDTILENILDQARWAPSGDNTQPWRFEIVEARHVVVHGFDTRSHCVYDLDGHPSQLSLGALLESLALAASSHGLRMEARRRLSMPDTLPTFDVHLLDSPGMLPDPLAAFLPRRSVQRRRLGTRRLRASEKAALAASLPPGYGVQWHEGWRARLACARLMFDNAKLRLTMPEAHRVHRDVIEWGARFSNDRIPDQALGVDPVTARLMRWIMQSWRRVDFFNTWLAGTLAPRLQMDLLPGLYCAAHGVLLADAPPRHIDDYVAAGRAMQRFWLTATQLGLQLQPELTPLIFSRYVRERRAFSRTEGMQELAQELAGQCQSVLGAAAFDRAVFLCRIGAGPAARARSLRRPLSELLVTPATAP